A part of Acipenser ruthenus chromosome 12, fAciRut3.2 maternal haplotype, whole genome shotgun sequence genomic DNA contains:
- the LOC117416454 gene encoding E3 ubiquitin-protein ligase RNF183, protein MAEANPSVSVQAPGAADTSYEEYECKICYNYFDLDRRAPKILECLHTFCEECLTTLHFRQDRLWRIGCPVCRHKTPVPDYRIINLPNNTKVTEAFPLYIEADPLPQDSLPPYPPPSRYTAAPQQAEPEASESQAAAPTHTPRTHSASTRYESCQNCKRAAVTAGCVCVVFSFLSMIVLLFTGLMFVRNYNNPPSPIGPICLSIASILALFSVVVTWLICWFKYRPERTTTSNRQEQ, encoded by the coding sequence ATGGCAGAGGCAAATCCAAGCGTATCCGTTCAAGCGCCCGGTGCAGCAGACACTTCTTATGAGGAATATGAATGCAAAATCTGTTACAATTATTTCGACCTGGATCGCAGGGCTCCCAAGATATTGGAGTGCTTGCACACGTTTTGCGAGGAGTGCTTGACCACTTTGCATTTCAGACAAGACCGACTGTGGCGCATCGGCTGCCCGGTATGCCGCCACAAGACACCCGTGCCGGATTACAGGATCATCAACCTGCCCAACAACACCAAAGTGACGGAGGCTTTCCCTTTGTACATCGAGGCAGACCCTTTACCCCAAGACAGCCTTCCTCCGTACCCTCCTCCCTCTCGCTACACTGCAGCCCCGCAGCAAGCAGAACCAGAAGCGAGTGAGTCGCAGGCTGCAGCCCCAACGCACACCCCAAGAACCCACTCCGCATCCACCCGCTACGAGAGCTGCCAGAACTGCAAACGAGCCGCGGTGACGGCGGGCTGTGTCTGCGTTGTGTTCTCCTTTCTCTCCATGATCGTGCTGCTCTTCACGGGCCTGATGTTTGTTCGTAATTACAACAACCCCCCCTCGCCCATAGGCCCCATCTGTCTGTCTATAGCCAGCATTCTAGCTTTGTTTTCAGTGGTTGTCACGTGGCTCATCTGCTGGTTTAAGTATAGACCTGAGCGTACTACTACTAGCAACAGACAAGAACAGTGA
- the sgpp2 gene encoding sphingosine-1-phosphate phosphatase 2 has protein sequence MNFFNDLQNSNLVASFQKCCGLFPENVAGNEYLCNDKGSGTESNGRVQEQNKNDVKTLKESTDGDLRHRSESSQNENSHGNYRNGINGIVDKKSSPKYVVKNRFLYCLFRFAAALGQEVFYITFLPCTYWNFDPYVCRRLVGMWAIVMYIGQVSKDLLKWPRPFSPPVVKLETRVDAEYGMPSTHAMAATSISFTFLLCTMHRYKYPFELGLVAAVVLSALVSLSRLYTGMHTVLDVICGVLITALVMAPTYPFWDVFDQLQLTSPYTPVFAVVVPFLMSYYYPRLDHYSPTRGDTTTILGVWAGCTFGFWINFQLGETYVPTGAMPFHLPPVTLAALLLACARFLVGIVVLVVTRHVVKSLSLQALGVWFEVSTKNTEVRHRLEIEVPYKFVTYSSIGIVATVPVPMIYSFLGLL, from the exons ATGAACTTTTTTAATGACCTGCAAAATTCAAACTTGGTTGCCAGTTTTCAAAAATGTTGTGGCTTGTTCCCAGAAAATGTGGCAGGTAACGAGTACCTGTGCAACGACAAGGGAAGCGGGACAGAGTCAAATGGAAGAGTACAAGAACAGAATAAAAATGACGTTAAGACGCTGAAAGAGAGTACCGACGGGGATTTGCGTCACAGATCTGAATCCTCTCAGAATGAAAACAGCCATGGAAACTACAGGAATGGAATAAATGGGATTGTTGATAAG AAATCCTCTCCAAAGTACGTTGTGAAGAATCGCTTCCTCTATTGCCTGTTTCGATTCGCTGCTGCTCTTGGCCAGGAGGTCTTCTACATCACTTTCCTTCCCTGTACCTACTGGAACTTTGACCCCTATGTTTGCAGAAGGCTGGTGGGCATGTGGGCG ATTGTGATGTATATTGGCCAGGTCTCAAAGGATCTCCTAAAATGGCCGCGCCCCTTTTCCCCTCCAGTTGTGAAGCTTGAGACCAGGGTAGATGCTGAATACGGAATGCCATCAACGCACGCCATGGCAGCCACCAGCATCTCCTTCACTTTCCTGCTCTGTACGATGCACAGGTACAAG TATCCATTTGAGTTGGGCTTGGTGGCTGCAGTAGTCCTGTCTGCTCTGGTGTCCCTCAGCAGACTCTACACTGGAATGCACACTGTGCTG GATGTGATCTGTGGTGTCCTTATTACTGCTCTGGTGATGGCACCTACCTACCCTTTCTGGGACGTCTTTGACCAGCTGCAGCTCACCAGTCCTTACACCCCTGTTTTTGCCGTGGTAGTGCCCTTTCTCATGAGCTACTACTACCCAAGGTTGGACCATTACAGCCCGACCAGGGGTGACACGACAACTATCCTTGGAGTTTGGGCAGGATGTACCTTTGGATTTTGGATCAACTTCCAGCTTGGGGAAACCTACGTGCCTACGGGAGCCATGCCCTTTCACCTCCCACCTGTTACACTGGCAGCTCTTCTGCTTGCCTGTGCTCGCTTCCTGGTTGGGATTGTCGTGTTGGTGGTTACCAGGCATGTGGTAAAGAGCCTAAGCCTCCAGGCACTCGGTGTCTGGTTTGAGGTTTCAACCAAGAACACGGAGGTCAGGCACAGACTGGAAATCGAAGTGCCGTACAAGTTTGTGACCTACTCTTCCATAGGCATCGTTGCTACAGTCCCAGTGCCAATGATCTACAGCTTTCTGGGATTATTGTAA